The following DNA comes from Pseudomonadota bacterium.
ATCAAGCAACCGCAAAAGCCAGGCCTCGCTGTGAAGGCGCTTGCCATCCATGTACTCAAAACTAAGTTCTATTTTATGGTCTTGCCGACTATAAACCGAAACAATGCCCCGGTCGATCTCATCATCCCAGGAGAGTCCTCGGTGATAGGAGTGGAGTACCAGGACCTTAAGGTCCGGTCTCTCTCCGGCGACCGCACCCACAGCCTTGCTCCAGGCCAGAAAATAAAGCAATCCCAACAGACTGATGATAGTTATTTTTTTTAAAAAGTGCATTATTCAACTCCGTGTAACGACACCGCTCAGGTTCGGCCGGTCTGGAACTCGAAGCCTCTCCTCTTGAGCCCGAAAAGCAGCTTCACGGAACCAAGGTTTTCCCAGACTTCGTTCTCGTCAGAACTGATTATACGCCGCGAAACAAAAAAACTAAATGAAAAAACCGTTTTCAGACAACAACACCACCGTCCGCCACAGGCAGGGCTTCAACCCGCTCATAACCCCAGAAACAAAGGCCGCATAATTATCCGGCCGTCAAACGAAATTTCCGGTTTTTTCCGCTTTTTTTTCGCGGGCCTCCGTGGTAGACTTGAAATCAAGGTCGTAAGCTTGCCAACCTCTTTCACCCCTGATCAATTTCAGGCCATCCAATCAAGAGCAAAATCATGAAAATCAGCCTCGTAAAAAACATCCTTAATGCCGGCAATCGGATTGCCGGGGAGAATCGGACCCTGTTTGACGAAAAAGATATTTTTGTTTTAAATCTGATGAGCTCACCCGGCGCCGGGAAAACCAGTCTGGTTGAAAAAACCATTCTCGCTCTGCGTGAGGAATACCGAATCGGGGTGATTGAGGGCGATATTCAGGACAGCTATGACGCCGAACGAATTGCCCGGCTTGAGATTCCCGTGGTGCAGATCAATACCGGTGGCGCCTGCCATCTCGATGGCAACATGATTCGGGAAACCTTAAGTTCCTTTGATCTTGACCAACTTGACCTGCTGATCACCGAAAATGTCGGCAATCTGGTCTGTCCGGCCGAGTTCAAGATCGGTGAAAACGCCAAGATCATGATGCTGAGCACCCCGGAAGGCGCCGACAAACCGGCTAAATATCCGCTGATGTTTGCCGAATCAGCGGTTCTTCTGATCAACAAAATCGATCTTGCCCCCTACGTCGATTTTGATTTCGACAAGGCCCGCCATGATGCGCTGGCAATCAACCCACAACTGTCCATCTTTGAAGTTTCCTGCAAGAGCGACAGCGGCCTCGCCGACTGGTATGCATGGCTGCGGCAGGCCATCGCCGATTTCAGAGCACCTCGGCCGAAGGCCGGAGAATAAGGTGAGCTTTGCCGAAACGAAGAATCAGGCTTAAATTCAGTGGTATTGTCCAAGGGGTCGGTTTCCGCCCACACGTTTATCGTCTGGCCACCAGCTTGAAACTTTCAGGTTTTGTCTGCAACCGTCCGGATGGCGTACTGGTAGAAATTGAGGGCGAGAGCCCAAACCTTGCGATCTTTCTTGAAAAAGTGCTGACTGATCGGCCGGCGGCCGCCGCGATCAATCACCTCGCCCAGGAAGAGCTGCCTCCTGAAAGAAGGCTTGAGGAAAATCCATTTTTTGAAATTCGCGCCAGCCCCGAACAGGGACGGCATGATTTTAGTGTCGGTCCCGACCTCGCCGTCTGCGCCGCCTGTCTGACCGAGCTCAATCACCCGGAAGACCGGCGCTATGGCTACCCTTTTATCAACTGCACCAACTGCGGCCCCCGCCTGACTATCGTCAAAGATCTGCCCTATGACCGCCGGCGGACAACCATGGCCGGATTCTCCCTGTGCAGCCGCTGTCAGGCTGAATATGACCAGCCCGAAAACCGGCGTTTTCATGCTGAAGCCACCGCCTGTCCCGATTGCGGCCCGCGGCTTTCGCTCAGAGATGCCGCAGGGCATGAATTAGCCGAGGCCGAGTCGGCCCTGAAACTGACCGGTGAATTCCTGCACCGGGGCGCAATTGTCGCCATCAAGGGAATCGGCGGTTTTCACCTGGCGGTCACGGCCGACAACCAGGAAGCCGTCATGCTTTTACGCCGGCGCAAGCATCGGGAAGCCCGCCCTTTCGCCCTGATGGTTCAACATCTCGAAATCGCTGAAACACTTGTTCATCTCAACGAAGACGAACGCCAGCTGCTGACCTCCCCGGCCCGACCGATAGTTTTGCTCGAAAAAAAAAATCCCGCCCCGACAAGCGTCGGGCAGCGTTTGGCTCAGGCCGTGGCTCCCGGTCTGGCGCATTATGGCATCATGCTGCCCTACACCCCCCTGCACCATCTCCTCTTTTCCACAGGCCTTCAGATTCTGGTTATGACCAGCGCCAATCTCAGCGACGACCCGATTGTCATTGACAACCAGGAAGCCTTGCTCCGTCTCGCCGGTATCGCCGACTATTTTCTCATGCACGATCGCGACATCATCGTTCGCCTCGATGACTCGGTCGCCATGGTCATCGATCACCGGGAGCGGATCCTGCGTCGATCCCGGGGCTATGTTCCCCAGACGCTGGCACTGACCGAAAACCTGCCCGCAGTTCTCGCCCTGGGGGCTGATCTGAAAAATTCGCTGTGTTTGCTAAACCGGCAAAAAGCCCTTTGTTCTCCCCATGTCGGCGACCTTGACAATCCGACGGCCCGTGATTTTTTTCATGAGAATATCAGTTTACTGAAAAAGATCTCAGGTGTCAGCCCCAGGATAATTGCCTGTGATCGGCATCCCGAATACTACAGCCATCAAATTGCCGACCAACTCGCACCGGGCCGGGTAATCGCAATTCAGCATCATCACGCCCATATCGTCAGCTGCATGACCGACAACCAACTCAAGGGAGCGGCGCTCGGTCTGGCCATGGACGGCACCGGTTACGGCCTTGACGGTCACATCTGGGGTGGGGAATTTCTTAAGGTTGACGACAACGGCTTTTGTCGACTCGGACAGCTGTTATATATCCCCCTGCCGGGCGGCGAACTCGCGATTCGTGAACCCTGGCGCGCGGCTCTGGCCCTGCTGTTTCTCATCTATCCGGAAAGCTGGTGGCCGGTCGCGCAAAAGCTCAAGCTGACGCCCCCGGGTTTTTCGCAAGACCACCTGCAAAGCCTGCTGTCCCAGCGCCGAAACCGCCCTCTGACCTCCAGTCTGGGCCGCATCTTCGACGCAGTCGCCGCTCTTCTCGGCCTTCGTCACACCGTAACCTTCGAAGGACAGGCGGCGATTGAACTTGAAGCGGCGGCTACCACCTACAACAACAGCACCCAAACGCCGGAACTTTTCGGCTTTGCGCTTGAAAAACATGGGAACAGACGGGGCGAGATCTATTATCAGCTCAATCTCCTGCCGCTGCTGCAAAAACTGGTGGAACGAATTTTACAGGGCGACCCCCCGGAAAAGAACGCCCGCATCTTCCATGACTCGCTGATTCAGGCTCTGATGAGTCTGGCCATGAGACTATGCCGGGAATATGATTTAACACAAATTGCTTTGAGCGGCGGCTGTTTTCAGAACCGACTCCTCCTGCGGGGCTGTCTCGACTGGCCGGAACGGCCTCCTGAAATCAGCCTTCATGCACACTGCCGGGTTCCAACTAATGACGGCGGCCTGGCTTTGGGCCAGGCGGTCTGCGCCGCCCAAATCATCAAACTTGAAAATTCCCTGGAAAGTGACTCCCGACATGAGTGAAGAGCGTATTCGTCTGGGTCATGGCGGTGGCGGCCGCCTGACAGCCGATCTGATCCATCATCTTTTTCTGGAAAAATTCAGCAACCCCATTCTGGAAAACATGAACGACAGCGCCACCTTGTGCCTCGGCAACCGGGAAATCAGTTTCACGACCGACAGCTATGTTGTTAATCCGCTTTTCTTCCCCGGGGGCAACATCGGTTCCCTGGCGGTGTGCGGAACCGTCAACGACCTGGCTATGTCCGGTGCCCGACCACTCTATTTAAGCGCGGGCTTCATTATCGAAGAGGGTTTCCCGATGAAACAGCTGGTCGAAATCACGGAAACCATGGCGCAAGCGGCCCGGGAAGCCGAGGTGCTGCTGGTCACCGGTGACACCAAGGTCGTCCCCCGGGGAATGGCCGACGGCCTTTATATCAACACCTCCGGCATCGGGATTCACGATCACGGATCGCCGCTCACTCCAGCCCGCATCGAACCCGGCGACGCCATTCTTATTAACGGCACCACCGGTGACCACGGCGCCGCGGTCATCAGTTGTCGCGACAACACCTTTCACTCGCAAGCCATCGTTTCCGATGTCGCCGCCCTGCATCCTCTGGTCAGAAAGCTGCGGGAAGAAAACATCGAATTGCACTGTCTGCGGGATGTAACCCGGGGCGGCCTCGGCGGAATTCTGGCGGAACTGGCACAGCAGTCCGGAAAAGGTTTTATCATCAAGGAAGAAAAAATAGGGCTCGCGGAAGGTGTTCGCGCCCTTTGCGAGATCTATGGCTTTGATCCGCTGCATCTCGCCAACGAAGGGAAAATGGTCATCTTCTGCGCCGCCGGGGACGAGGAGCGGGCCTTAGGTGTGCTGCGCCGACACCGCCTTGGGCAACAGGCCGCAGGTATCGGTCGCGTGCTTTCGACAGCTTCAGCTCGACCTCAAGTCATCCTCGAAACCCTGATCGGCGGCCACCGCGTCATCGATCTGCCCACGGGAGAACTGGTGCCCAGAATCTGCTGAGGAGAGCAGCTATCGACGGGCTTTTACAAAACGGCGCAGCACCGCCATGGCTTCTAAATGGGTCGTGCCGGGGTACATATCGTAAGCCTTCAGAGCTTGTAAACTGAAAGCCCGGGGCGCCTTGGTCAGGCGACCTTTCGAGGAGAGGCCGCAAGCTCAATCCCTGCAACAACCTCCTGATCGCAACCGGCCCGCGCAAGAAGTTCACTGAACATCAGTTTTTTTAAACGCAGTTGCTCACTATCGCTGAAATGGAGAAAATCACAACCACCACATTCGGCATAGTGAGGGCAATCCGCAGCTCGCCGTTCCGGACCGGACCGCATAATTTCTTCCAGGGATCCGATAACATAACTCTTTTTCTCTTTCTCGATTTTTACCAGAAGCTCATCGCCCACCGCCGCCAGAGGCACAAAAACCGCCTTGCCCTGATAAAATCCCAGACCGTTGCCGGGCGGAGCATATTTCTCAATCCGCAATCTGATCGTTTGCAAAAGACACCAATTGAAAGTATTTTAAAAAGACCCTTCGAGCAACGCTTTCATCCCGTGGCTTTCCGCGTCAGCAGTTATCGCGAGACGAAAACCCAGGTTGTAGCCGCAACTGCCGGGACTCCTCATATTCCGACTGGCTGAACGGACATAACGCGGCGCGCTGTCCCAGCAGGCGCCGCGCAAAATTCGGTAAGCTCCGTGTTGCGGACCCTGGGGGTTGGACTGTGGACCAACTTCATAATAGCCCTTGCCAAACCAGTCGGAACACCATTCCCAGACATTTCCTAGCATGTCATACAGACCCCAGCGGTTGGGCGCAAAACTCCCGACTGGAGCCGTGACCGCAAAACCATCCCGGCAGCCATGCACGCTCCAGGTCGGCCATACTTCCCTTGCGCTTAAATCCGCGATATTGGCGTAAACACAGGCTTCGTTGATCCCGTTCCCCCAGAAACGCACGGTCTCGCTTCCGGCCCGACAGGCATACTCCCATTCAGCTTCACGGGGCAAACGACACTCACGCCCGCACTGGACCGCCAACCAACGAGCGTAGGCCTCGGCATCGTCCCAGGACACCTCGACCACCGGCTGTCGGTCTTCATTCAGGGAAATCCCCTTGTAGTCATGGCTGTCATGGTCCGGTCGGAACAATCGGAACTGAGCGTTAGTCACCTCATAACGGCCAAGCCAGAAACCATCAATCATCACCCGATGCCGAGGTTTTTCCTCGGCGCAATATTTCTGATAACGGGAAACCCCAAGCTCTAGAATCAGCTCCTGTGCACCCAACTCCGTCTGGCCCATCACGAAAGAACCGGCGGGAATCCAGACAAACTCCATTCCCGTCAGAGGCTCGCGCCAGACCCGTTCATCCCCACGAACAGAAACCGGAACGCCCAGATAAAACAGCAGTAAAGCCAAAACCATACAATCTTTTATCAAGCGCCCCCCTCGTCCAGCCCCGCCAAACCAGCCTTCAGCCCATAGCCTACAAAAGATTTTCGGATAACGGCCATTTTTTTCTGTTTATAACCGGGTCCAGGCCCTGATATCAAGTCTTTTTTAAAATATAATTTTACGAGCGCGGAATGGCTCCCGAATCCAGAGGGATGCGCAAGGAAGGGAAAAAGGGAAGCACAGGCAAGTCAGGATCAGAGGCTGGAAAAAACCTCAACCAATGCGGGAAAAACCGGAAAATGCATCGGCCTTTGAATCCATATTCAGGCCGAAAATATCTTTCCCGGTGAATTTGAAAACCGTGTGCGAGGGATCCAGAGTGCCATCGGCGGTTGCATTCTGGGTTATTTTAAAATAAACCGTGGCGGTCAATTGGTCGGCGTTATAGTAAACATATTCAGGATAGGCCGGCAGTTTGACTTCAGTCTTCGGAAGCGCGAGTCCGAAATTATAAGCCTGGCCCGGCTCGCTTGAGGTTGAGCGGGAGATATTCCAGTTGAAACGATTTTCAACCGATTCACGATCCATTTCCTTGTCAAACTGAAACGTCATCTTAAAGGTCTTTGAAGCGTTGGCGGTCTCGAGATAATTATCCAGCGCGGCCACCCGGGTTCCCGGCGGCCGCAGGTAAGGAAAAGCGCCATCAGCATGGACGAAAGCAAACTTCGGTGTATCCGTTTTATACATGTAGCGGGTCAAAAGATCGGCCAGCTCCGGGGCTTCATCCTCGAGCAGGACAAAAATCTCCTGCGCCGCTTCCATGTCACCCTTGTCGGCATAGGCATAGCCCAGTTCGAGATAGGCGTCGGTAAAATCGTCATCCAGATCGATGGCGGCCTGAAACATTTCTATAGCATCGTCATAACGGCCCTGGGCGCTGTAATTCAAACCCAGCCCGTAAGGGCCGTTGACCGCCTGGGGAGCCAGCCGCTGAATACGGCGGAACTGATCCTCGGCATCGTTGTAACGTCCGGTTTTAATATAAGCCTGACCCAGC
Coding sequences within:
- the hypB gene encoding hydrogenase accessory protein HypB codes for the protein MKISLVKNILNAGNRIAGENRTLFDEKDIFVLNLMSSPGAGKTSLVEKTILALREEYRIGVIEGDIQDSYDAERIARLEIPVVQINTGGACHLDGNMIRETLSSFDLDQLDLLITENVGNLVCPAEFKIGENAKIMMLSTPEGADKPAKYPLMFAESAVLLINKIDLAPYVDFDFDKARHDALAINPQLSIFEVSCKSDSGLADWYAWLRQAIADFRAPRPKAGE
- the hypE gene encoding hydrogenase expression/formation protein HypE, which encodes MSEERIRLGHGGGGRLTADLIHHLFLEKFSNPILENMNDSATLCLGNREISFTTDSYVVNPLFFPGGNIGSLAVCGTVNDLAMSGARPLYLSAGFIIEEGFPMKQLVEITETMAQAAREAEVLLVTGDTKVVPRGMADGLYINTSGIGIHDHGSPLTPARIEPGDAILINGTTGDHGAAVISCRDNTFHSQAIVSDVAALHPLVRKLREENIELHCLRDVTRGGLGGILAELAQQSGKGFIIKEEKIGLAEGVRALCEIYGFDPLHLANEGKMVIFCAAGDEERALGVLRRHRLGQQAAGIGRVLSTASARPQVILETLIGGHRVIDLPTGELVPRIC
- a CDS encoding formylglycine-generating enzyme family protein yields the protein MKDCMVLALLLFYLGVPVSVRGDERVWREPLTGMEFVWIPAGSFVMGQTELGAQELILELGVSRYQKYCAEEKPRHRVMIDGFWLGRYEVTNAQFRLFRPDHDSHDYKGISLNEDRQPVVEVSWDDAEAYARWLAVQCGRECRLPREAEWEYACRAGSETVRFWGNGINEACVYANIADLSAREVWPTWSVHGCRDGFAVTAPVGSFAPNRWGLYDMLGNVWEWCSDWFGKGYYEVGPQSNPQGPQHGAYRILRGACWDSAPRYVRSASRNMRSPGSCGYNLGFRLAITADAESHGMKALLEGSF
- the hypF gene encoding carbamoyltransferase HypF, which encodes MPKRRIRLKFSGIVQGVGFRPHVYRLATSLKLSGFVCNRPDGVLVEIEGESPNLAIFLEKVLTDRPAAAAINHLAQEELPPERRLEENPFFEIRASPEQGRHDFSVGPDLAVCAACLTELNHPEDRRYGYPFINCTNCGPRLTIVKDLPYDRRRTTMAGFSLCSRCQAEYDQPENRRFHAEATACPDCGPRLSLRDAAGHELAEAESALKLTGEFLHRGAIVAIKGIGGFHLAVTADNQEAVMLLRRRKHREARPFALMVQHLEIAETLVHLNEDERQLLTSPARPIVLLEKKNPAPTSVGQRLAQAVAPGLAHYGIMLPYTPLHHLLFSTGLQILVMTSANLSDDPIVIDNQEALLRLAGIADYFLMHDRDIIVRLDDSVAMVIDHRERILRRSRGYVPQTLALTENLPAVLALGADLKNSLCLLNRQKALCSPHVGDLDNPTARDFFHENISLLKKISGVSPRIIACDRHPEYYSHQIADQLAPGRVIAIQHHHAHIVSCMTDNQLKGAALGLAMDGTGYGLDGHIWGGEFLKVDDNGFCRLGQLLYIPLPGGELAIREPWRAALALLFLIYPESWWPVAQKLKLTPPGFSQDHLQSLLSQRRNRPLTSSLGRIFDAVAALLGLRHTVTFEGQAAIELEAAATTYNNSTQTPELFGFALEKHGNRRGEIYYQLNLLPLLQKLVERILQGDPPEKNARIFHDSLIQALMSLAMRLCREYDLTQIALSGGCFQNRLLLRGCLDWPERPPEISLHAHCRVPTNDGGLALGQAVCAAQIIKLENSLESDSRHE
- a CDS encoding TRAM domain-containing protein: MQTIRLRIEKYAPPGNGLGFYQGKAVFVPLAAVGDELLVKIEKEKKSYVIGSLEEIMRSGPERRAADCPHYAECGGCDFLHFSDSEQLRLKKLMFSELLARAGCDQEVVAGIELAASPRKVA
- a CDS encoding tetratricopeptide repeat protein, which gives rise to MFMSGLFSSVSADSFFVSALDQQASLDQMAANALNKGITAYQKGDYKNAVIAFRNAIGLSPQSANAVDTAHYVASSYLKLGDNEKAAQAYQQAIELDRSRDDTRIKLGNLYYSQERYREAEAQYYEAVRINPDPVNLYSLGQAYIKTGRYNDAEDQFRRIQRLAPQAVNGPYGLGLNYSAQGRYDDAIEMFQAAIDLDDDFTDAYLELGYAYADKGDMEAAQEIFVLLEDEAPELADLLTRYMYKTDTPKFAFVHADGAFPYLRPPGTRVAALDNYLETANASKTFKMTFQFDKEMDRESVENRFNWNISRSTSSEPGQAYNFGLALPKTEVKLPAYPEYVYYNADQLTATVYFKITQNATADGTLDPSHTVFKFTGKDIFGLNMDSKADAFSGFSRIG